A window of the Coprobacter fastidiosus genome harbors these coding sequences:
- a CDS encoding family 43 glycosylhydrolase, whose translation MRRLITKRKTFSLMIIMAICAITTKTSAAEEIKNYKGTPFKKLEIPGTIEAEDYDNGGSDIAYKFKNGKDGNNKQYREDKGVSLNKNGQKTFIGHTSSGDWTNYTVNVMQDGVYTIETFCVSGSGNGRFFFELDGEPVCKLQNAPDDNWNNLSCSVKTDGIRIKKGKHILKWYTYGGMNIDKFTFTRTGDLIGNNTKPGGFDYKYPIITRQERNPLFVNLPSQMHNSPFVGNLYTADPSAHVWKINGKERLYVYASHDMEPSQGCDHMDRYHIFSTDDLKTWTDHGEILNSDDVKKQTGIGIDGFMWAPDCAYNPKDKTYYFYFPHKIQKKENGTGQDIWRIFVATSKDPAADFKVKGFIEGIPSTIDPCVFVDDDGQPYIYTSGAGKGGWGCKLKKDDWSKLDGEMKPMSGFVDFHEAPWVFKYKGKYYMTHSDNHRSNLGGNQLVYAMSDNPLGPWKHCGVYMHPHGEETAHGSIVQFKGKWYAFYHTANYSGTGSLRSVCFDAIDFNPDGTLQVVRNWGTPKGGKSPEISLTKTTKIEAEDFNNGGSHYAYYKRPAEGDIKIETKNGATFLSHMKRKEWVRYSIDVKETGRYAITCMVSQNRSGGSFQLAIDGTFVRADKIKVNSATDKWETIEILNIELQPGEHYIEWRSQDGDLNLDWISIAASVNKVPGIIEAEDYDDNGYKFKSGQMGSHKKYRRDQGVAISASKNIIHISNTSNGDWLNYSFDAEAGTYDIKVYAATPKNGRFSLSFDNGNQKSKEFHVETGEWQKYEPFVMEDVKLTQGKHVMTLNIANAVNIDRIEFVKK comes from the coding sequence ATGAGACGACTTATTACTAAAAGAAAGACCTTCAGTCTAATGATCATTATGGCAATATGTGCCATAACGACAAAAACTTCTGCCGCAGAAGAGATAAAGAATTATAAAGGAACTCCGTTTAAAAAACTCGAAATACCAGGAACTATAGAAGCAGAAGATTATGACAACGGAGGTTCTGACATTGCCTACAAATTTAAAAACGGGAAAGACGGAAATAACAAACAATACAGGGAAGATAAAGGCGTATCTCTAAACAAAAACGGACAAAAAACATTTATCGGACATACAAGTTCGGGAGACTGGACTAACTATACCGTGAATGTCATGCAAGACGGTGTTTATACAATCGAGACATTCTGCGTATCGGGAAGCGGAAACGGAAGATTCTTTTTCGAATTGGATGGAGAACCCGTATGTAAACTTCAAAATGCTCCGGACGATAACTGGAATAATCTTTCCTGTTCCGTAAAAACAGACGGGATACGTATAAAGAAAGGGAAACATATTCTCAAATGGTACACTTACGGCGGCATGAATATTGACAAATTTACGTTTACTCGTACAGGAGATTTGATCGGGAATAATACAAAACCGGGAGGATTTGACTATAAATACCCGATAATAACCCGACAAGAGCGAAATCCGTTATTTGTCAATTTGCCTTCACAGATGCATAATAGCCCGTTCGTAGGAAATCTCTACACAGCCGACCCGTCTGCTCATGTATGGAAAATCAACGGAAAAGAACGGTTATATGTATATGCTTCACATGATATGGAACCATCTCAAGGATGTGATCACATGGACCGTTATCATATATTCTCTACCGATGATCTGAAAACATGGACCGATCATGGTGAAATATTGAACTCCGATGACGTAAAAAAACAAACCGGAATAGGTATCGATGGTTTTATGTGGGCGCCCGATTGTGCTTACAACCCCAAAGACAAAACATATTATTTTTACTTTCCTCATAAAATACAGAAAAAAGAGAACGGAACAGGGCAAGATATCTGGCGTATCTTTGTAGCGACCAGTAAAGACCCGGCAGCCGATTTCAAAGTCAAAGGATTTATAGAAGGTATTCCCTCAACCATTGACCCGTGCGTGTTTGTCGATGATGACGGCCAACCATATATATATACCAGCGGTGCCGGAAAAGGCGGATGGGGCTGCAAATTGAAAAAAGACGACTGGAGCAAACTCGACGGAGAAATGAAACCTATGAGCGGATTTGTCGATTTTCACGAAGCGCCATGGGTATTTAAATATAAAGGGAAATACTATATGACCCATTCAGACAACCATCGCTCGAATCTGGGCGGCAACCAACTTGTATATGCCATGTCGGATAATCCTTTAGGTCCGTGGAAACATTGTGGAGTTTACATGCATCCTCACGGAGAAGAAACTGCACACGGTTCTATCGTACAATTTAAAGGTAAATGGTATGCATTCTATCATACAGCGAATTATTCGGGAACAGGAAGCTTACGGTCGGTCTGCTTCGATGCGATCGATTTCAATCCGGACGGGACACTGCAAGTAGTCCGAAATTGGGGTACTCCCAAAGGTGGAAAATCTCCCGAAATATCTTTAACTAAAACAACTAAAATCGAAGCTGAAGACTTCAATAACGGCGGTTCACACTATGCTTATTATAAAAGGCCGGCAGAAGGAGACATCAAAATCGAAACAAAAAACGGCGCAACATTTTTAAGCCACATGAAAAGAAAAGAGTGGGTACGTTACTCTATCGATGTAAAAGAAACAGGACGATACGCTATAACCTGTATGGTATCACAAAATCGAAGCGGTGGAAGTTTTCAACTCGCAATCGACGGAACTTTTGTCCGTGCCGATAAAATAAAAGTAAACTCCGCAACCGATAAATGGGAAACAATAGAAATATTAAATATCGAACTGCAACCGGGAGAACATTATATCGAATGGCGTTCCCAGGATGGAGATTTGAACTTGGACTGGATAAGTATAGCTGCATCCGTCAATAAAGTACCGGGTATTATCGAAGCGGAAGACTATGATGATAACGGCTACAAGTTCAAGAGCGGACAAATGGGCAGTCATAAAAAATACCGCCGAGATCAAGGTGTAGCTATCAGCGCAAGTAAAAATATTATCCATATCAGCAATACATCAAACGGAGACTGGCTCAACTATTCGTTTGATGCCGAAGCCGGGACATACGATATAAAGGTATATGCCGCCACTCCTAAAAACGGACGTTTTTCTTTATCTTTTGATAATGGTAACCAAAAATCAAAAGAATTTCATGTCGAAACCGGAGAATGGCAAAAATATGAACCGTTTGTAATGGAAGATGTGAAACTAACGCAAGGTAAACATGTCATGACCTTAAATATTGCAAATGCAGTAAATATAGACCGTATCGAATTCGTAAAGAAATAA
- a CDS encoding SagB/ThcOx family dehydrogenase: protein MKNLLLSITVCGIIACGCAQAKELKTIQLNDPDTQRGDAVMTALKNRKSTREFSTKELSLKDLSDLCWAANGINRPESGKRTAPSAMNKQDIKVYVCTADGSYLYNPQKNTLEPVSSGDVRPLKAPVCLILVSDTSSDWGAMDAGIVSQNISLFCAGTGMATVPRGSMDKAALKKALKLTGDQTPFLNHPVGYFK from the coding sequence ATGAAAAATCTATTATTATCTATCACGGTTTGCGGAATCATAGCTTGCGGATGCGCTCAAGCTAAAGAACTAAAAACAATACAACTGAATGACCCGGACACGCAACGAGGAGATGCCGTAATGACAGCACTAAAAAACAGAAAATCTACCCGGGAGTTCTCTACAAAAGAGCTAAGTCTTAAAGATCTTTCAGATCTTTGCTGGGCGGCAAACGGTATCAACCGCCCTGAATCGGGGAAAAGAACGGCTCCATCGGCAATGAACAAACAAGATATAAAAGTATATGTTTGTACAGCAGACGGAAGCTACTTATATAATCCCCAAAAGAATACACTCGAACCCGTCAGCTCCGGAGATGTAAGACCTTTAAAAGCACCGGTATGTCTCATTTTAGTATCTGATACAAGCAGCGACTGGGGAGCAATGGATGCCGGAATAGTATCTCAAAATATATCGCTATTTTGTGCAGGAACAGGTATGGCAACCGTTCCACGCGGAAGTATGGATAAAGCAGCATTAAAAAAGGCATTGAAACTTACGGGAGATCAGACTCCTTTTTTAAATCATCCGGTAGGTTATTTTAAATAA
- a CDS encoding aldo/keto reductase — protein sequence MEYRQLQHSELTLSAIAFGAWAAGGWMWGQTDRHEAIKAMRAAYAEGMTSFDTAPIYGQGESEEIVGEALQDIPRDKVQILTKFGLRWDLNKGNFYVHSQNNQGKDIDIYKYAGKESIIQECENSLKRLKTDYIDLYQIHWADITTPISETFEAVARLIEQGKIRYAGVCNYTPEQIEEADKAVNIISDQIPFSMVNRGSEDKIIPFCIRNEKSVIAYSPMERGLLTGKMTPGQNFKKGDHRKTNPYFTDDSIIRTNAFLAKIKPIADEKGITLSQLVLRWTIDHPGITIALAGARNKEQAISNARAADVHLSNDEILFINKQLEFL from the coding sequence ATGGAATACAGACAACTGCAACATTCAGAGCTTACTTTATCGGCTATCGCTTTCGGCGCATGGGCTGCAGGGGGTTGGATGTGGGGACAAACAGACCGGCATGAAGCAATCAAGGCCATGCGTGCGGCATACGCTGAAGGTATGACCTCCTTTGATACCGCCCCGATATACGGACAAGGAGAAAGTGAAGAGATTGTCGGAGAAGCATTACAAGATATTCCCCGCGACAAAGTGCAAATACTGACAAAATTCGGGTTACGTTGGGACTTGAATAAAGGAAATTTCTATGTCCACAGCCAAAATAATCAGGGGAAAGATATCGATATCTATAAATATGCCGGAAAAGAGAGTATTATACAGGAATGTGAAAATAGCCTGAAACGATTAAAAACCGACTATATAGATCTCTATCAAATACATTGGGCCGATATAACGACCCCTATATCGGAAACATTCGAAGCAGTAGCCCGCCTTATCGAACAAGGGAAAATCCGATATGCCGGAGTATGCAACTACACACCTGAACAGATTGAGGAAGCTGATAAGGCAGTAAATATAATATCTGACCAAATTCCTTTCAGCATGGTAAATCGAGGAAGTGAAGACAAAATCATTCCATTCTGCATCCGAAATGAAAAATCGGTAATTGCTTATAGTCCTATGGAACGAGGATTATTGACAGGAAAAATGACACCGGGACAAAACTTTAAAAAAGGAGACCACCGAAAAACCAATCCGTATTTCACAGATGACAGTATTATCAGAACCAACGCTTTTTTAGCGAAAATAAAACCGATTGCCGATGAAAAAGGCATTACCCTTTCTCAACTTGTACTACGCTGGACAATCGATCACCCGGGCATTACCATTGCTTTAGCCGGAGCTCGTAACAAAGAACAGGCAATCTCCAATGCCCGAGCCGCCGACGTGCATTTATCAAATGACGAAATTTTATTCATAAATAAACAATTAGAATTTCTTTAA
- a CDS encoding UDP-2,3-diacylglucosamine diphosphatase: MARTKVSTVILSDVHIGSEHSKVKELTSFLKNIDCDKLILNGDILDGWKLQRNPFGRWKRSYTELIKVIMKMMEKHGTKVIYVRGNHDDFLDKILPLSLPSVSLVKDYVHISHGKRYYVTHGDVFDNISTHLVWLAKLGDYGYSALLWINRILNNYRRKQGKPYYSFSQSVKHKVKSAVSYISDFEKELTALAAARHFDGIICGHIHQPANTWYGNIHYLNSGDWVESLSALIEHVDGTWEIYHYEECLFENEVSERTA; encoded by the coding sequence ATGGCAAGAACAAAAGTCTCTACGGTGATTCTGTCGGATGTACATATCGGGTCAGAGCATTCAAAAGTGAAAGAGTTGACTTCTTTCCTGAAAAATATCGATTGTGATAAGCTTATTTTGAATGGAGATATTCTGGATGGGTGGAAGTTGCAGCGAAATCCCTTCGGACGCTGGAAACGTTCTTATACGGAACTTATAAAAGTTATTATGAAAATGATGGAAAAACACGGAACGAAAGTTATTTATGTTCGTGGAAATCATGATGACTTTTTAGATAAGATACTGCCTTTGTCGCTTCCATCCGTTTCATTGGTAAAGGATTATGTACATATATCTCACGGAAAACGTTATTATGTAACGCATGGAGATGTTTTCGATAATATCAGTACACATTTGGTCTGGCTGGCTAAACTTGGAGATTATGGCTATTCAGCTCTCTTGTGGATAAATAGGATATTGAATAATTATCGACGGAAACAGGGAAAACCTTATTACTCTTTTTCACAGTCTGTCAAACACAAGGTAAAATCTGCCGTATCTTATATTTCAGATTTCGAAAAGGAACTGACAGCACTTGCAGCAGCCCGTCATTTCGACGGAATTATTTGCGGACATATTCATCAGCCGGCAAATACATGGTATGGAAATATTCATTATCTCAATTCAGGTGACTGGGTAGAGTCTCTTAGCGCTTTGATCGAGCATGTAGATGGTACGTGGGAGATATATCATTATGAAGAGTGTTTATTTGAAAATGAAGTGTCCGAAAGAACCGCTTGA
- a CDS encoding glycosyltransferase family protein: MKYLFVVQGEGRGHFTQALVMQERIRMRGDEIAAFLVGKSSARQLPDYFLNQATAPVIQFESPNFLPAAQNKRPGLWKSVFYNLLKLPVFISNMNFIRKQIKLYEPDIVLNFYELLTGLTYLFMPPSIPMVCIGHQYMFLHRKFRFPKKSPVELFFLKFFTRLTSMGADRRLALSFYPMGDDISRHIVVVPPLLRSEVTRLEPVKGDYILGYMLNSGYLSEISKWHEHNPEETLHFFWDKKDAAERLDISSTFSLFRINDKSFLKQMAGCKAYSTTAGFESVCEALYLQKPVLMVPAHIEQECNAFDALRAGAGIVSDNFDLSALLQSIAIYKPNTLFRRWVANADTLIFSELKEVYLSHKYPERKGLIWNYHA, from the coding sequence ATGAAGTATCTGTTTGTTGTACAAGGTGAAGGTCGGGGGCATTTTACTCAGGCGCTGGTAATGCAGGAGCGAATACGGATGAGGGGAGATGAAATTGCGGCTTTTTTGGTCGGGAAAAGCTCTGCAAGACAGTTACCCGATTATTTCCTAAATCAGGCAACAGCACCGGTTATTCAATTCGAGAGTCCTAATTTTTTACCGGCAGCGCAAAATAAGCGTCCCGGGCTATGGAAAAGCGTATTTTATAATTTGTTGAAGTTACCTGTTTTTATTTCGAATATGAATTTTATTCGGAAACAGATAAAACTATATGAGCCGGACATCGTGCTTAATTTTTATGAGTTGTTGACCGGATTGACTTATTTATTTATGCCTCCTTCGATTCCAATGGTTTGTATCGGACACCAATATATGTTTCTACATCGAAAATTCCGTTTCCCGAAAAAGTCTCCTGTCGAACTTTTCTTTTTGAAATTTTTCACTCGGCTTACTAGTATGGGAGCTGATCGAAGGTTGGCTTTGTCTTTTTATCCCATGGGAGATGATATTTCTCGTCACATTGTTGTCGTCCCTCCGTTGTTACGTTCCGAAGTCACCCGTTTAGAGCCTGTTAAAGGCGATTATATATTGGGTTATATGTTGAATAGTGGCTATCTTTCCGAAATAAGCAAATGGCATGAACATAATCCTGAAGAGACATTGCATTTTTTCTGGGATAAAAAAGATGCAGCCGAAAGGCTGGACATATCTTCTACATTTTCTCTGTTTCGAATTAATGACAAGTCTTTTCTGAAACAAATGGCAGGTTGCAAAGCTTATTCTACCACAGCCGGATTTGAATCGGTATGCGAAGCACTTTATTTGCAGAAACCTGTGTTAATGGTACCTGCACATATAGAACAGGAATGCAATGCTTTTGACGCTTTGCGTGCAGGAGCGGGTATCGTATCTGATAATTTCGATTTGAGTGCATTGTTGCAGTCTATTGCGATTTACAAACCCAATACCCTGTTTCGAAGATGGGTCGCTAATGCTGATACGCTTATTTTCTCTGAATTAAAAGAGGTTTATTTATCTCATAAATATCCGGAACGAAAAGGTTTGATTTGGAATTATCATGCTTAA
- a CDS encoding DUF4924 family protein yields the protein MIIASQKRKENIAEYLLYMWQIEDIIRAYKLDIDTIDEQIVSKYNVPDDKKKEIREWYESLIDMMRREGVVESGHLQLNKNVIIDLTDLHLALLKSPKEPFYGATFFKTLPYIVELRAKTGDEPVGEIETCFNALYGILMLRLQKKEISEQTQAAMKQISTFLALLSEKYKQEKAGDLEL from the coding sequence ATGATTATAGCCAGCCAAAAAAGGAAAGAAAATATCGCTGAGTATTTGCTCTATATGTGGCAGATCGAAGATATTATCCGGGCATATAAGCTGGATATCGATACTATCGATGAACAGATTGTCTCGAAATATAATGTTCCGGATGATAAAAAGAAAGAAATTCGGGAGTGGTATGAGAGCCTTATCGATATGATGAGACGTGAAGGTGTGGTGGAAAGCGGACATCTTCAGTTGAATAAAAATGTTATTATCGATCTTACCGATTTGCATCTGGCTTTATTGAAGTCACCGAAAGAACCGTTTTATGGGGCGACATTTTTCAAAACGCTCCCTTATATTGTTGAGTTGAGGGCAAAAACAGGAGACGAACCGGTTGGTGAAATAGAGACTTGTTTTAATGCGCTTTATGGAATCTTAATGCTTCGGTTACAGAAAAAGGAGATTTCTGAACAGACACAGGCTGCAATGAAACAAATATCGACTTTTTTAGCATTATTGTCTGAAAAATATAAACAAGAAAAAGCCGGAGATCTGGAATTATAA
- the rfbD gene encoding dTDP-4-dehydrorhamnose reductase, with protein MAKILVTGANGQLGNEMRCLAEEDKKNTFLFTDIQDMDITDLEAVMKYVAGHGIEVIVNCAAYTAVDKAEDNEDTCRKINALAVANLAKAATMNRAKVIHISTDYVYSGVHYKPYSEGDETAPCSVYGVTKLEGERLLFDNCSDAVVLRTSWLYSAYGNNFVKTMIRLGKEREKLSVVFDQIGTPTYAGDLAKAIMIIIDNKTFIPGIYNFSNEGVCSWYDFTKAIHRIAGIRTCEVLPIEGSEYPAKATRPFYSVMNKKKIKETYSVSIPYWENSLVKCINLLMK; from the coding sequence ATGGCAAAAATTTTAGTAACCGGTGCTAACGGTCAGTTGGGTAATGAAATGCGCTGTCTGGCGGAAGAAGATAAAAAAAATACTTTTCTGTTTACGGATATACAAGATATGGATATTACCGATTTGGAAGCCGTAATGAAGTATGTTGCAGGTCACGGTATCGAGGTTATTGTCAATTGTGCAGCTTATACTGCGGTCGATAAAGCAGAGGATAATGAGGATACTTGTCGAAAGATTAATGCTTTGGCTGTAGCGAATCTTGCAAAAGCAGCTACAATGAATCGAGCTAAAGTCATTCATATTTCTACAGACTATGTATATAGCGGAGTCCATTATAAACCGTATTCGGAGGGTGACGAAACAGCGCCATGCTCGGTATATGGAGTTACGAAGCTTGAAGGCGAGCGGTTATTGTTCGATAATTGTTCCGATGCCGTTGTATTGCGGACCTCTTGGCTATATTCGGCTTACGGCAATAATTTTGTGAAAACGATGATTCGACTTGGAAAAGAGCGGGAGAAATTAAGTGTCGTATTTGACCAAATCGGTACACCTACTTATGCAGGAGATTTGGCAAAGGCGATAATGATTATTATCGATAATAAGACGTTTATTCCCGGTATCTATAACTTTTCGAATGAAGGAGTGTGTAGCTGGTATGATTTTACTAAAGCAATACACCGTATTGCCGGAATTAGGACTTGCGAAGTGCTACCGATAGAAGGAAGCGAATATCCGGCAAAAGCGACGCGACCTTTTTATAGCGTGATGAATAAGAAAAAAATAAAAGAGACATATTCGGTTTCCATACCATATTGGGAAAACAGTCTTGTAAAGTGTATTAATTTATTAATGAAATAA
- a CDS encoding peptide chain release factor 3: MATITEEIQKRRTFAIISHPDAGKTTLTEKLLLFGGAIHVAGAVKSNKIKKTATSDWMEIEKQRGISVATSVMGFNYGDYKINILDTPGHQDFAEDTYRTLTAVDSVIIVVDAAKGVEMQTRKLMEVCRMRNTPVIVFVNKLDREGQDPFDLLDELESELKIGVRPLSWPINMGQRFKGVYNIYEEGLNLYTPSKQVVTESVEFKDINNPELEKYIGSEDASKLRADLELIEGVYPEFDVSDYLKGNIAPVFFGSALNNFGVKELLDCFVKIAPSPRPVQAVERVVCPEEANFSGFVFKIHANMDPNHRSCIAFVKVCSGKFERNANYKHVRNGKFMKFSSPTAFMAQRKSTVDEAYPGDIVGLPDTGNFKIGDTLTAGEELHFRGLPSFSPEMFKYIENTDPMKTKQLNKGIDQLMDEGVAQLFVNQFNGRKIIGTVGQLQFEVIQYRLLHEYGAQCKWEPISLYKACWIESDDAEALENFKKRKYQFMAKDKEDRDVFLADSNYVLQMAQTDFPKIKFHFTSEF, encoded by the coding sequence GTGGCTACGATAACCGAAGAGATACAAAAAAGAAGAACATTTGCTATTATCAGTCATCCGGATGCCGGGAAAACTACATTGACCGAGAAACTGCTGTTATTTGGGGGGGCGATTCATGTGGCCGGTGCTGTGAAATCGAATAAGATCAAGAAAACGGCGACTTCAGACTGGATGGAGATAGAAAAGCAGAGAGGAATTTCGGTTGCGACCTCGGTGATGGGGTTTAATTACGGAGATTATAAAATAAACATTTTGGATACCCCCGGTCATCAAGACTTTGCAGAAGATACTTATCGCACATTGACAGCTGTGGATAGTGTGATTATTGTTGTAGACGCTGCAAAAGGAGTTGAGATGCAGACTCGTAAACTGATGGAAGTGTGTCGCATGCGTAATACTCCTGTAATTGTGTTTGTAAATAAATTGGATAGGGAAGGACAAGATCCTTTCGATTTGCTTGACGAGCTGGAGTCGGAACTTAAAATAGGTGTGCGTCCGTTAAGCTGGCCTATCAATATGGGGCAGCGGTTTAAAGGAGTGTATAATATATATGAGGAAGGATTGAATCTTTACACTCCGAGTAAGCAGGTAGTCACCGAATCGGTAGAATTTAAAGATATTAATAATCCTGAGTTGGAAAAATATATCGGTTCAGAAGATGCCTCCAAACTTAGAGCTGATTTGGAACTGATAGAAGGAGTATATCCTGAATTTGATGTTTCCGATTATTTAAAAGGTAATATAGCACCCGTATTCTTTGGATCGGCACTAAACAATTTCGGAGTAAAAGAACTGTTGGATTGTTTTGTGAAAATAGCGCCATCTCCCAGACCGGTACAAGCTGTAGAACGTGTCGTTTGCCCTGAAGAGGCTAATTTTTCGGGGTTTGTTTTTAAGATACATGCAAATATGGACCCCAACCACCGGAGTTGTATTGCCTTTGTGAAAGTCTGTTCTGGAAAATTTGAACGGAATGCAAACTATAAACATGTGAGAAATGGTAAATTTATGAAGTTCTCCAGTCCGACAGCTTTTATGGCACAACGGAAATCTACGGTCGATGAGGCTTATCCCGGGGATATTGTCGGGTTGCCGGATACCGGTAACTTTAAAATCGGAGATACTTTAACGGCAGGAGAGGAGTTGCATTTTAGAGGATTGCCGAGTTTCTCTCCTGAAATGTTCAAGTATATAGAAAATACTGACCCGATGAAAACAAAACAGCTGAATAAAGGAATAGACCAATTGATGGATGAGGGTGTTGCTCAGTTATTTGTCAATCAGTTTAACGGGCGGAAAATTATCGGGACGGTAGGACAATTGCAGTTTGAAGTGATTCAATATCGTTTGCTGCATGAATATGGAGCGCAATGTAAATGGGAACCTATCAGCCTTTATAAAGCTTGCTGGATAGAGAGTGATGATGCCGAGGCTTTGGAGAATTTCAAAAAACGGAAATATCAGTTTATGGCAAAAGATAAAGAAGACCGGGATGTATTTCTTGCAGATTCCAATTATGTATTGCAAATGGCACAGACAGATTTTCCGAAAATAAAGTTCCATTTTACCAGTGAATTTTAA